From Panthera tigris isolate Pti1 chromosome B4, P.tigris_Pti1_mat1.1, whole genome shotgun sequence:
gaatgtgtggagggaaagaaaagcccATATGAGATGGAGGGGATGTCTTTGATAGAGGACGGGGTTACCCTCTCTGTTCCTAGACTCCCATTATGCtcgctcgccctctctctctctctctctctttctccctttctcccctcttgTAATTCCACCCCATCAGGATGCCGAGACAGTGATGAGCCAGACTGTGAGGCCCCCCACTGTGAGCTGAGCCCCCGAGCCCACCCTGGCCCCAGGTCCACTCTCTTCACCTGCTCCTGTGGCACTGACTTCTGCAATGCCAATTATAGCCAtctgcctcctccagggagccctgggACTCCTGGCTCCCAAGGTCCCCAAGCTGTCCCAGGTAGCCCCTCAGGGTGCTGCGgcctggtgggggctggggcccaggTTAGGATGAGTGGTAGAACCAGGGCCAGTTCTCACCCTACCCCCATCCTAAGTTTTCCTCCTCCTGGCCTTGAGAAGTTGGTTGCCCTGGTGACTGGGAGATAAGGGGCTTGTGACCAAGGTGGGGGTGGATCCAGAAGCAAGTTCTCTGAGGAGGGTGAGAGGAACGGAGCAGATTTGGGACAGGGCTCATCTAGGCTGCATTCTTGCCTTAATGTCCAGGCGAGTCCATCTGGATGGTGCTGGTGCTGCTGGGGCtattcctcctcctgctgctgctgggcaGCATCATCTTGGGTACTAATCTACCCCATTCCTCCCTTGTGACCCCAAGTCACTGCCCCAAAGCTCTGACCCCTCTCCACGTTTCCCTGACCCCATGGTTCTGAGATCTCTACACCCTGAGCCCATTACCTCCCACAAAACCCCCTTCCCAGTCTCCATGACTGTGCACCCTGACACAAGGGCTTttttctgccccagccctgctacAGCGAAAGGCCTGCAGAGTCCAAGGTGgcccagagccagagccagagccagagccaggctCAGGCAGGGACTGGAGTGCTGAGCTGCCCGAGCTGCCCGAGCTGTGTTTCTCCCAGGTgcccggggaggggtgggggagggtcctCCAGTCACCCCCAGAAGGTGGTCTGGGGAGGAAGCCTGGCCCTGACGCTAGCTGAGGCCCACCCCCGGCACCGTGTCCCCACCAGGTAATCTGGGAAGGAGGTCACACAGTGGTGTGGGCTGGGCAGCTGCAAGGCAAGCTGGTAGCCATCAAGGCCTTCTCCCTGAGGGCCGTGGCCCAGTTCCAAGCTGAGAGAGCACTATACGAACTGCCAAGCCTACAGCACGACCACATTGTCCGCTTTATCACCGCCAGCAGAGGGGGCCCTGGGCCCTTGCCCTGTGGGCCCCTGCTGGTACTGGAGCTGCACCCAAAGGTGAGGACCGAGGGACATCTctatgtgtttgcatgtgtgtgtatgtgggtgcaTGGCTGGATGGCAGCGGGGCCCTGCTTGTGCTTATTCTTCTTCAGACTTCTTCTTCTCcacattaaaaatggttttttggttttttcttggttttttattACACAAGCAATACTGCTAATGTTTTTAACtcataaaatacaaagaagaggAGATTTCAAAACGATCATATTCCCATCCTTAAAGAAAACCATTGTTAAAGAAATATCTCAAGGCACGGCCCTCCAaactcatttatatattcattcaaccaatatgtATGAATTATATGTCACACCTCCTGTGCTAAGAAAGACATCTTAGTCCCTGCCTTtgtagactttattttattttattatgttttaagctgtttaaatgtgtatttatttatattgagagaaagagagagcatgagcaggggaggaacagagagagagggagagagtgagaatcccaatcATCCTCTGGTACCATCAGCCCggaaccaatgtggggctcgaactcatgaaccatgagaccatggcctgagctgaggtcaggggcttaactgactgagccacccaggtgcccctgcctttgtAGATTTTATAGAGTAGTGGGGGAGACAGGGTGGGTCAGGTAAACACAAAACTGAGTTTTGTCAAGCGCGTTAAGTGCTGAGAGAGGGGGTACTGTGAGAGAAGAAGAGATGTGACTCGAGGGGAGGGTCACGGacgggaaagaggaagaggaagaggcaggcaAGGATCAGACCCGGCCTGGCCCTGTGGGCCTGCTAAGGACTTGGGACTTTATTAGCACCTGCAGTCCTCGATCTCTGACATCTTGAATTCTGGGAAGTCCCCTCTTTGTGCCTTAATGCCCAGCTCAAAAATCTCtgctttcttggttttgtttgtttgtttgacttcCCTGGCACACTGATGGCACTTggtaatgtttgttgaatgagggATGCTGTGACTCCTTTGCCTCCCAATTtccacctgccccccacctgctGCTCTTCTGCCCAACAGCTGTCCCCATCGGCTGGCTATCCTATACAGGCCTGACACTTCAGGCCAGGAGGCTCACAAAAGGTACCAGTACCTAGTTTGCCTTgcctcttctgtttctgtttttgtctcaAGTCCCCAGGCAGTAGAAGGTGGTTACTAGTGAGCGACGCTAGAGTCAGACCGCTTGGGTTCAAGCTCTGGTTGTCTCTCACCAGGTGACTTCCAGCAAGTTTACCTAGCTCTCTTTCAAGCTCCTCATTGGTGAAACGTGAATCACAGGAGCACACACCtcctagggttgttgtgaggattacgGGAGGGCTGGCACATCGTAAGAGCTCAGACATTTGAAGTAGGGTTACTGTTTTTCCCGTCAATCTGACTGATGTACATTCTCACTCCTCCACCGCCTCTTGTCTCAGCCTGGATGGATCAGTGTGTCAGTCTGCtaggggaggcagggggatgTCTGTCAATTGATCTCTGCTCCCTGGGGTAGATCAGCCACCTCCAGCTTATCatgtgtcttcctcttctctctgcttctccctagGGATCCCTGTGCCACTACTTGACCCAGCACACCAGTGACTGGGGAAGTTCCATGCGGATGGCGCTGTCCCTGGCGCGGGGCCTGGCATTTCTCCATGAGGAGCGCTGGCAGGATGGTGGGTGAGCTGGGAGTAGGAAGCCATGGGAATCAGGAGCCACACTGCTGTTTCTGATTCTCCCTTAGCTAGAGATGGGAAGAACTAGGgtcaagagaaaggaagaagatccATACCCCTTCAACCTTGGCTTCTACCACAGGCCAATACAAACCAGGTATCGCCCACCGAGATCTGAGCAGCCAGAATGTGCTCATTCGGGAGGATGGGTCGTGTGCCATTGGAGACCTGGGCCTTGCCTTGGTGCTCCCTGGCCTCACCCAGCCTCCCACCTGGGCCCCAACTCAACCCCGAGGCCCAGCTGCCATCATGGAGGTGAGTACTCTGGATAAGGGTGAGGCCCAGAGATGATGGCAGTGTTCCTGATGAAGATGTGGCCTTTGCTGTGGCAGCAGTGGGGCAGTACCTGTAGAGTTTGGGACTTTGCTGAGTCTAGTTGGGGGGATGTCGCGCGTACCAGTGTTGCAGCGAGGCTTGCCAGTGAGATGATTCTTGGCCCTCCATGCCTTTCCCTCTAGGCTGGCACCCAGAGGTACATGGCACCAGAGCTCTTGGACAAGACTCTGGACCTACAAGACTGGGGCACGGCCCTCCGGCAAGCCGATGTTTACTCTCTGGCTCTGCTCCTATGGGAGATCTTGAGCCGCTGCCCAGATTTGTGGCCTGGTAAGGATGAGTGTGACagtgccccctctcccctcctctccatgtCTCACTTGCCCATTCTAGATCCATTTGCCTCCTGACGCAGGAagctctgcccttctccctctcggCCTTTCCACAAGGAGACACCCTAGGGCTAGCTGACACCTAGCCCCCTGTGCCTTTCCCCAGACAGCAGACCACCACCCTTCCAACTGGCCTATGAGGCAGAACTGGGCAGCACCCCTACCACCTGTGAGCTGTGGACCTTGGCTGTGGAGGAGAGAAGGCGCCCCTACATCCCATCCACCTGGCACTGCTTCACCACAGTAAGAGGCCACCTGCTGGTGGGCTGGGGACATGGAGGGTGTGGGCCTGGGCTTCAAGGACTTGACTACCAGGACCAGCCCATCTGCTCCTGTCTCCTCTCATCTGCCACCACTCCTGGCTCATGTTCAGCTGGAGCTGAGCAAACTTGCCCTGTACCTCAGCTCATCCTCTTCTACCATAAGTCTCACACAGCCATTCCTGAGACAGGCACCTTCCTCTTGCTCAGACTTGCTTGGTCTGTCTCTCTTGTCTCCACCATCCGTAAGCCCTGTGTCCCAgtcccctcttccaggaagcctacCTTGGCCTTGCTTCTGTCCTGAGCTCTGCTCCCCAAATGGCTCCACTCCTGGTACCCAGGAGCCCAACACTCCATCCAAAAATTCCTCGCCCTGTCCTACACATCTGGGTTTCTACCATGACCCAATAAAAGCCAGCCCTGGGTATAAAGGGTTAAAATAGTGGCCAAATGGTGAAATTGCAGGGTCTGTATAAATAGTTTCCTAACAGGAAGCCCCTTTCCCTGCTACCTGGCCTGAAATTTCCACTGCACAAGTATCTGTTGGGTTAAGCAGTGTTTGCCTAAGACCCTGGTTGCCTGAAAGGAAGGAGAGTAATTTCCCATCAGTGTGTTAAGTCATTAACCTGAATTAGCTTCTCAGAGGAAAAGGTGGTCCCTCTGGAAGGCACCCAAAGAACCTGTCTCATAGGAAGCAAGATGCTGAGGGCTGGGTCTCATTTGGGGCCGGGAGAGGGAGGCTCCAGGGAGGGTCAGAAGAGGAGTGTTGAGAACAGGGTAGCGGTGGGCACCTTTCAACTCTGGGGCTGGTCAGGGGGCCACTCAGGATCCCGGGATTAAACTTGCCTCCCGGTCCTTCTTGCCAGGACCCTGGTGGCCTGAGAGAGCTGCTAGAGGACTGTTGGGACGCAGACCCAGAAGCACGGCTGACAGCTGAGTGTGTACAGCAGCGCCTGGCTGCCCTGGCCCGTCCTCAGGAGGCCCGCTCCTTCCCAGAGAGCTGTACCCACGACTGCCCACCTCTCTGCCCAGAAGACTGcctctcacctcctccccacTGCCATTCTCCCTTGTAGGCCTCCACTGAATGTCTGCTGCTTCAGCATTCAGCAAGGCCCTGGTGCCAGGAGTCCTCCTGTACCATCTCTCACCTGTAAATATGCAGTTTATGTATAACCTATGTACATGCAAACATAAATACGGTGATCAGATACCTGTCTGCTCTGCCTCACCACTGCCTTTCCTACTTGCTGAATGCTTGGATCCTTCTGTGGCCATCTAGTACACTGCAGTCCCAATGAGTGACTAGGGGTGGGTGTGCACAGGAAGGAGACGAAGTCAGCATTATCTCCATGTCCTGGGGCCTTCCTTCATGTGATCCTGGGGCTCCTCCTGtctgttgtcttttctttctcttccccaagCCTTTATTTGGTGCGATCGCATGGCAGAGCACTGGGGAAAAAGGGGTGGATGTGATGAAACCAAATTGCTGCTCTGAAGGTGCTCAGAGAGGCACAGCTCACTTTGTGGGGCCTGCACAGGGTCCTGGGGGTGTCCTCTCCTGAGGCTTGAGTGGGAAGACCTCACAGGGCACGGGAAGCTTGGGTTTTGAATGAGTGGTTTTCCAGGAGTGGTGAGGGCAGTAGGTGTCGTGTCATGTGGTGCAGTAAGAAACCACAAGGAACCTGGGAAGCAAAAGCGCAGGGTGtgttgtggagagagagaggggaagttaTGTGGAGATTGTAGGCAAGGCCTTGTGAGCTCTGCTGAGatgttcttccttcatttcttgtgcgtgtgtgtgtatgtgtgtgtgtatgtgtgatttcTAGTGGCTTTTCTTTCCCACCCCAGACCCCATTCACACAGGGTGCCCTTCAGGGACATGTTACAATGGGTGCCTGGTTTATAGcactagttcattttttttatttttttaatgtttattcatttcctgagagagagagagagagagagagagagagagtgcgagcaggggagggacagagagagagggagacacagaatccgaagcaggctccaggctctgagctgccagcacagagcctgatgcggggctcaaacatatgaaccatgagatcatgacctgatcttctttttttttttttttaaactttatttaagtaagctctatactcAGTGTGgggaactcatgacctcaagatcaagagttccatgctccttcaactaagccagccaggagccccccctAGTTTAGTTTCTAACTACCTGAGTgcacttgggcaagttattttctctttctaggcCTCAAGTTTCTCACTTGCCAAATCAGGGGGTTGGAGGCCTTCTGGTCTAACTCCAGTAGACGATTGGGACGGCTCTGACTTCACTACAACAGGATTGATTCTTGCTCAGTGACTGAGCCCTATgtctttgagcaagttacttaaccctaGAATCTGTTTTATCATGTGTAAAGTATGGATAAAAATGCCCACCCTGATTGCAGAGTTGATTCAGGGTAAAAAAGAAGAGGTGACAGGTCCTGTGCAGCACCTGACCTCAGTGGACACTCTATAAATGGGAACAGTTGTGACTGAACATTGAGATGATCTCTCGTCCCTTTCTAGCTTGGGTGTTCTAGAGTTCCAGGATTTAGCCTGTGCAGAGCCTATCCACTTTCAAGCCCTGAGACTTCACTTTCCTTCAGAACTCTAATTCTCTGCAAGACATCATCGTGTGAACAGGCAGCCACCACCTGAAACCAaacacatcaaaatccaagatCCTGCTTCCCCCTCACCAGCTGGGCTGCCCTACCCTCTTCCCTGGCTCTCAAGAGCACCCcgtttctctctccatctctctctctctctttttttagtaatctctacacccaatgtggggctcaaacttacgatcctgagatgaagagtcacatactctttaaatttttttttttttttttttttttttttttttttttttagagagaacaaacaagggagaggagcagaaggagacagagaatcttaagcaggcttgactgacttggttttggttcaggttgtgatctcgagattcatggaatcaagccccctgtcaggctctgtactgcgagtacagagcttgctttggattatctccccctctctctacacgtctcattctctctctctccctctctctcaaaataaataaataaactttaaaaaatcttaaatgaaaactagaaccaaaaacaaacaaacaaacaaacaaacaaacaaaagaaagcctAAAAAACTGTCACAAcgaagaggagcctaaggagacatgacgactaaataaaatgtgatatccTGGGTAAGATTCCAGAATAGGAAAAGGACACCAGGTGAGAACTAAATAAATCTGGATAAAGTATGGTTTAGTTAGTAATCATGAATCTGTACTGGATCATTACATTAAGGTAACAAACATACCATAATAATATAAGGTGTTAATAatagggggctgggggtgggggatgtgaAAACTCTGATTGCCTTCtcattctgtaaatctaaaaccgCTCCCCGCAAAAGAAAGCTTATTAAACAAAAGTATGACCATCTCCAAAACTCAGAGCAGccacaaatacaaagaacaatGGCAGGGTTGTCGTAAGCATGACAATGCACACTTGCGGTATTTTTGAGTAGGTGTGTTGTAATATGTTGTATTGAAGGGATCACTAacataaaacccagaaaactTAAGATGATAATCTTGGCTCTCCTAGCTGTGAACTCTTAGaaacgtttatttgtttaattttctcaGCAAGGGGAGTGCATTATTCTCTAAGTCATTTACAATCCTATGATTCCCTACTTCTGTGATAAAATATTAGAGTCCCACTTGTGAAGATTACTTCGCCAAACCCAGTGTTTACCTCGTACGATACTGCTGATTAGTGACCCCATGCTCACAGAGATGCGTATTATGTCATGGAGATGcaatttgggggggaaaaattGTATTCCTCACACCCAGTtccccctattattaacatcttacattagtatggtatatttgttaccTTAATGATCCAATATAGCCTCGTGATTACGTGATTATTAACTAAACTCCATACTTTATAAGTACACTTTTTAGAGAGTTGAAAACATAAATCTCTGAACAGAGATGGGCTCATGGGAAGGAAGCTATGTGGCTGAAGACAGGGGCAGTGGTCGGTGAGAAGAAGACGGATTCGTCActatccaacttttttttttttttttacctcttggATTTTGAACTATTTGCATGTTCTATTAAAATTAAGTGTTTACTTAAAAAGTTCatgccagaaaaaaaggaaatatgccaAAGTATTAATAGTAGCGATTCTGTTTAGGTAATGGGACctcaaaaacaattttctttttctttctgcttttctgttttccaaattttctttaattctcatgAATTACTTATAGAATTTATTGAAAGCACGTAAACAAATTATCATCAGGAAACATTCCTTGAAAAGCTACATGTGACTTCACATCGTCTCCCTTTGGTACTTAGGAACACAACTTGTAGCATATTTTGTGCCTATTGTTATGTTGTTTgctgaaattatttcatatgtGAGCATCACATTCTCACCTAGACTGTAACTGAGAGCATAGAGGGTGTGGAGGAACATAGTTTATACTCCTTCCGGTTCCTTTATAGCACTCAGTTCAGGACTCTGCATACGGCCTGGGGGACTGGATAGAGTCCCGAATTCCTGACCTGAATTTGTTACTAACAAGGGTGAAGCCTGCACTAAACCATTTCTGCTTTCCGAGCttgtttttcctcatctgtgcaagGAGGGTGTCGTTCACTTTTGATGTActaaatttcttttcaataaatgctttttgacCAACAGACCTAGTAGGAAAAAGATAAAGAGCCTATAGAGTAACACATATTGGGTTCTGGGATAAAGTTTTATGCCTTCGTCTACCTGCCATAGGCCTACCTGAAGTTCTTAGAAAGCAAGTGAAAGGTGTCTCATGCTGCTTGGCATTTCTGTAGTGCCTACCTCGGGTCTAGGGAAATATCTACAAAATCTTCTATATCTTCAACCTCTTCTCTGAATGTCCTTTTCACTTTCTCCCACCCATGAAAATGAACCTTGCTTTTCCCAGAGTGgtagcttttttccttttgcatacTCTGGAGGATGgtagatattttcctttctgtctgtggTTGCCTCCAGAtcatttctccatctttctcctccAAAAACCCAAGCATCTCTGAAATCCATGCcatcaggggcagctgggtggctcagttggttaagcacccaacttcagctcaggtcatgatgtcactgctcatgagtttgaggcccgtcccaggctctgtgctgtcagctcacagctcagagcctggagcctgcttcagattctgtctctgtctctctgacccttccctgctcatgctctgtgtctctctgtctctctaatataaaaaataaacattaaaaaattgatttaaaaaagtgaaatacatGCCATCAGACCACACCACTTGCTACTTCATCTGTTGTGATCATTTACAGACCTCCTGGTCACTCCTCTGTATTTGTTGAACATTTCAGCAACTGGCTCAAAGTCTCTTTTTATCACTACTTTTATCTTCATTATATACATTCTATACATCACTAGCAGATAAATctatttaatcttttcttctttgaccttTTCCTTCCAAGGAGATTTTCCTCCACCAAGAACTCTTTCAAGCATTCCACTTTCTGGATACCACCTTCTACCTATTCAGCTCACTCTAGAGAGCCTCCACTGAGACATACAATCCATTGACCTGCCACTTTGTCACTGTCCATCACATCCttgtgtctttccttccttcttcagctTATTTTCCATCATCTATCATCATAATCACTACCATGCAAGCACACTTAACTGCCTTgccctcttttccctttccccttacTTGTATTTTCTAGGCAAACCCTAGTCCAAGTTAAATCCAGTTCTATTCCACAGCTGTACCTAAGCATTGGAGTTTTACTGCAGGAAACCACCACCTGTGCTGAATGGTCTCACTTTATATTCTTGGCTCACAGACCTCAGGTGGGCCCTTCATGCTGCCCAGCAACCCTATGACAGTTCCCTAATCAATTCATTTGCCCACTTTCCGAGATGACTATTTCTAACCTTTTCCTCCTACCTCCCTGTCAACTGACAAGCTTGCTTTTTACTTccgtgaagaaaaaaaaaaaaaaaagaaaaggacagcaaTCAGCAAAGAATGTTTACATCTTCCCACCACTCCATCTACCAATGCATTTGCATTTGGACCTGTAGACTCTGATTTCCCTCCTATTACAATAATAACAGCCAATACATATATAGGGCTTACTGTATGTCCAGTGGTGTTCTAAATCTTTCATGTGTGTTAAGTCATCTAAACTTCTCTatatgcattgggctctgtgctgacagctcagaacctggagcctgctttggattctgtgtctccctctctctctgcccctcccagctctccagaaagagctctgtctctttctgtctctcaaaactgaataaatgttttttttttttttaattttttttttttcaacgttttttatttatttttgggacagagagagacagagcatgaacgggggaggggcagagagagagggagacacagaatcggaaacaggctccaggctccgagccatcagcccagagcctgacgcggggctcgaactcacggacggcgagatcgtgacctggctgaagtcggacgcttaaccgactgcgccacccaggcgccccaaaactgaataaatgttttaaaaaaatttttttaaaaactactaaacCTCACTATAAATTAAGTATTATTATGATCCTTTGTcttatagatgggaaaactgaggcctggaggtttcttttttttttattaattctttttttttgttttttgtttttgttttttttttcttgagcagCAGGCAAAGTTTATGagaatataagattagaaaggaagaatagtaggaaacTCTCTTTACAGAGAAGGGACATTCGAAAGTGGAtgcccaatttttatttatttatttattttcagagagagagagtgaggaaggggcagagaggagggagagagagagaattccaagcaggctccacactgtcaatgcagagcctgacacgggacttgatctcatgaaacttgagatcatgacctgagttacaTTCAGAATTGGACAGGTGTTggggagagggcacctgggtgactcagttggttaagtgtccgactcttgatttcggctcagatcatgatcttacagttgccGGGCCTGAGCCCCTGTCtcttcgctgacagtgtggagcctgcttgggattctgtctccctctctctgcccctccctccctccctctctctcaaaataaataaataaactttaattaaaaaaaaaaaaaaaagagttggacgcttaaccaactgaaccacccaggtgctcctggaagtTTCTTTTTAAGTGCCTTGTCCAGAGTCACAAAGTAagtagtctggctccagaactcATTTTCTcaaccactgaactgtaccccGTGAACTGACCTATCTAAGGTCAGTCCCTCCATCCATGGACTGAAACCTTACTCTTTCTGGTCACTTTGTTCTTTCAATGATCTCTTCTTTCTCCAGCAATGTCATTTTTCCTCCCTACTGGATTATTCCCATCAGTTTACAAACATGCTTTAAGCTCTCCTATTTTAAAAAGGCCTTcctaggggctcccgggtggctcagtcggttgagcatccaactttggctctcgtcatgatctcacagtttgtgggttcaagcc
This genomic window contains:
- the AMHR2 gene encoding anti-Muellerian hormone type-2 receptor isoform X4; translated protein: MVGSGSRPLLTLFPPVALPCWPWDMKHVLSLLLAAAFAPAFTPILNPPLSPPWATAPPSRRTCVFFEAPGVRGSTKTLGKLLDAGPGPPRVIRCLYSRCCFGIWNLTQHQAQVEMQGCRDSDEPDCEAPHCELSPRAHPGPRSTLFTCSCGTDFCNANYSHLPPPGSPGTPGSQGPQAVPGESIWMVLVLLGLFLLLLLLGSIILALLQRKACRVQGGPEPEPEPEPGSGRDWSAELPELPELCFSQVIWEGGHTVVWAGQLQGKLVAIKAFSLRAVAQFQAERALYELPSLQHDHIVRFITASRGGPGPLPCGPLLVLELHPKGSLCHYLTQHTSDWGSSMRMALSLARGLAFLHEERWQDDSRPPPFQLAYEAELGSTPTTCELWTLAVEERRRPYIPSTWHCFTTDPGGLRELLEDCWDADPEARLTAECVQQRLAALARPQEARSFPESCTHDCPPLCPEDCLSPPPHCHSPL
- the AMHR2 gene encoding anti-Muellerian hormone type-2 receptor isoform X1; translation: MVGSGSRPLLTLFPPVALPCWPWDMKHVLSLLLAAAFAPAFTPILNPPLSPPWATAPPSRRTCVFFEAPGVRGSTKTLGKLLDAGPGPPRVIRCLYSRCCFGIWNLTQHQAQVEMQGCRDSDEPDCEAPHCELSPRAHPGPRSTLFTCSCGTDFCNANYSHLPPPGSPGTPGSQGPQAVPGESIWMVLVLLGLFLLLLLLGSIILALLQRKACRVQGGPEPEPEPEPGSGRDWSAELPELPELCFSQVIWEGGHTVVWAGQLQGKLVAIKAFSLRAVAQFQAERALYELPSLQHDHIVRFITASRGGPGPLPCGPLLVLELHPKGSLCHYLTQHTSDWGSSMRMALSLARGLAFLHEERWQDGQYKPGIAHRDLSSQNVLIREDGSCAIGDLGLALVLPGLTQPPTWAPTQPRGPAAIMEAGTQRYMAPELLDKTLDLQDWGTALRQADVYSLALLLWEILSRCPDLWPDSRPPPFQLAYEAELGSTPTTCELWTLAVEERRRPYIPSTWHCFTTDPGGLRELLEDCWDADPEARLTAECVQQRLAALARPQEARSFPESCTHDCPPLCPEDCLSPPPHCHSPL
- the AMHR2 gene encoding anti-Muellerian hormone type-2 receptor isoform X2 codes for the protein MLLASSSMMLGTLGLWVLLPIAVQAPPSRRTCVFFEAPGVRGSTKTLGKLLDAGPGPPRVIRCLYSRCCFGIWNLTQHQAQVEMQGCRDSDEPDCEAPHCELSPRAHPGPRSTLFTCSCGTDFCNANYSHLPPPGSPGTPGSQGPQAVPGESIWMVLVLLGLFLLLLLLGSIILALLQRKACRVQGGPEPEPEPEPGSGRDWSAELPELPELCFSQVIWEGGHTVVWAGQLQGKLVAIKAFSLRAVAQFQAERALYELPSLQHDHIVRFITASRGGPGPLPCGPLLVLELHPKGSLCHYLTQHTSDWGSSMRMALSLARGLAFLHEERWQDGQYKPGIAHRDLSSQNVLIREDGSCAIGDLGLALVLPGLTQPPTWAPTQPRGPAAIMEAGTQRYMAPELLDKTLDLQDWGTALRQADVYSLALLLWEILSRCPDLWPDSRPPPFQLAYEAELGSTPTTCELWTLAVEERRRPYIPSTWHCFTTDPGGLRELLEDCWDADPEARLTAECVQQRLAALARPQEARSFPESCTHDCPPLCPEDCLSPPPHCHSPL
- the AMHR2 gene encoding anti-Muellerian hormone type-2 receptor isoform X3 translates to MLLASSSMMLGTLGLWVLLPIAVQGCRDSDEPDCEAPHCELSPRAHPGPRSTLFTCSCGTDFCNANYSHLPPPGSPGTPGSQGPQAVPGESIWMVLVLLGLFLLLLLLGSIILALLQRKACRVQGGPEPEPEPEPGSGRDWSAELPELPELCFSQVIWEGGHTVVWAGQLQGKLVAIKAFSLRAVAQFQAERALYELPSLQHDHIVRFITASRGGPGPLPCGPLLVLELHPKGSLCHYLTQHTSDWGSSMRMALSLARGLAFLHEERWQDGQYKPGIAHRDLSSQNVLIREDGSCAIGDLGLALVLPGLTQPPTWAPTQPRGPAAIMEAGTQRYMAPELLDKTLDLQDWGTALRQADVYSLALLLWEILSRCPDLWPDSRPPPFQLAYEAELGSTPTTCELWTLAVEERRRPYIPSTWHCFTTDPGGLRELLEDCWDADPEARLTAECVQQRLAALARPQEARSFPESCTHDCPPLCPEDCLSPPPHCHSPL